The Punica granatum isolate Tunisia-2019 chromosome 4, ASM765513v2, whole genome shotgun sequence sequence agttttcaaaACCTATAGATATGGATTTGTATGATCTACaccaaatattataaatatagatattttatataaCACCTTATAGATATGATGTGTTAGTATAGATATTCTATATGGCATGTTATAGATATGATGTATTATTTTGTATGATTCTATTAAGTTGTGAGTCACATAAACTATTATGTATATTAAATTTGGGTAGGattttatctataaaaataaatcatatttgCGTTTTCAAAGATCTATTATCatatttgcttttcaaaaaataaatcatatcataatttttatagatatgatTTGTTATCGTATCTTtctataaaaatagaaaatgcgTTTCTACCATGTCACGCATatataccatatatatatgtagttttAATGATGGTAAATTacgatttttaaattttcaaaacatGCATATTAAAAAAGCACAAAAATCGAACACATATTGTACTATGAAACGGATGGGCTCTACTACTAATAATGGAGTAAAATCCTACTCCAAAACCAAACGGAAACGTACTAAGCTCAAGAAAGGAGGCTTTGTTAAAGTATACCTCTACTCACCTCTTGAATTGTTGCGAGGGCGTGTCTTTGCTCTCCATTCCTGGAAAACATGTTAGGATTGCCTGTAACACAAGAAGTACCTTCCGGAGGGTATGGCACTGCTTTTGCGCTATATCCTCCGATAATTGCACCACTTTCAGAAGAAGTGCATTCTCGCAGTAAATTTGATGGAGAAGAAACTAAGAAATCGAAGGGGTTGAGACCCGAACATTGAATGTCGGCTTCTGGTAATTCTGGTATTTCCGTAATAGAATCTTGCGTAACCTGAAGCAAGAAAGATTCAACGACAGTGCATTAATTTCCTCAAATTGTATTTGTCAGGAAGCATATAATCATGAACACCCGGAAAGCACTGATTTCTCTCACCTTTCGTTTTGTTTGTTGAGAATCGCAATTTGGAGCTACAGAAAGTGCATTCGGGCTGCTTATTCTTTCAAAACCAATTGATTGGAGATTTGACTGATCCTGCTCATAAGAACATGGATCGCAATTTTGTAGTAGGATAGGAGTTTGTGAATCCACATAGGATTGCTGGTATTCCTGAAAGTACAAAGATCAATGAGAAAGAATCAGTTGGCTAATTTAAACAGCATGTGTTGCTTCATAGggacataaaaaaaaagaaaaaaagaagggaataGTTGCCACGAAGAAATGTAATATTTTACCCGAAAATCTATTTCTTGAGCTCCATGATCATTGGAAAGAGAGCGCATATCAGCACTAGCTTGTCCATGATAACCCATTTCAGAAGTGCTACCACTGCTATTAGAAAATCCATTACCACTGCCAACGAATATCTCCTCCGTAGGAATCATCGTTTGATCCTGAGGAGGAGATGGTATATTTGGTTGTGTGCGATTCAGCAAGCAAGTTAATACATCCATAAGGATTTTGATAATGAGGGGATGCAGAAGAGAATATAGGAGATTCGATGATTCATAATACGACTGAGCAAAGGCATCTTCAAAATATTGGAAATCAAGAGACGGGAGATCAGACAGGCCATCATTTCCCAATTGAGGAAACTCATTCAGAGGATGATACTGAGGAAGAGATGGGAAATTGGGGGGTCCATAATTGAAAGATTGAGCGAATTCATGCTGAGAATATTGACGCTGAGGAGGAGATAAAGGATTGAGGGATCCATTATTGTGCAATTGAGCAGTTATATCCAGAGGGCATTGCGAACAACCAGGCAGCTGGGCATCAATATCAAAGGATGCATTGTTAAAGTAAGGTGATTGCCCCACCATGTACATTTGATGGGATTGAGGATCATTGAAGACCCGTGTCTCCGTAGAATCAGTTACTGTATCTGCAGGATACGACAATCCCTGTTGAGCGGGTAATGCCCACTCCCGAGGAGAAGGTGTGCTATACCCTGATGCATTTTTATCTGACGAGGAAGTCCCGGTTTGATGCTCCATAGCTGTATTCACAGATGCCTAGAATAAGAAAGGTAAGCTGTTAGATCCGCAGAAACAAGTCCAAGTTATAGACTTGAGGAAAATCAGCAGTGACCTTTCTTCTCTCACCTTTGGGGTTGCAGACATGGAAGTCCCAGTTTGATGCTCCATAGCCATATCCACAGATGCCTGGAAAATGGAAGGCGGACAGTTAGATCTGCATAACAAAGTTCATGTTGCAGAATTGAGGAAAATCAACAATGACCTTTCTTGTCTCACCTCTGGGGTTATTTCTTCAGGTCCGCTTGGGTCTACAGTCATTACCCAAATAATCGGGTTGCGGGGAAGCTGATTCAGCCTTCTTTCTTCTCCCCCTTTTCTTCTTATGTAGGTGACACAGGCTAAAGCTCTGTCCATAGGAATGTAGATAGGAAACAACATCAACTTCTGATTCATGGTATACTTTACACTGTTATATGAAATACATGTTCTCATGATGCACATACAGTTACAGGCATTGAGAGAAGTTAGGTACCAGATCAGATTCAATAGTGTATTCTTGCATAGCCCAGTC is a genomic window containing:
- the LOC116203643 gene encoding uncharacterized protein LOC116203643 isoform X2: MTVDPSGPEEITPEASVDMAMEHQTGTSMSATPKASVNTAMEHQTGTSSSDKNASGYSTPSPREWALPAQQGLSYPADTVTDSTETRVFNDPQSHQMYMVGQSPYFNNASFDIDAQLPGCSQCPLDITAQLHNNGSLNPLSPPQRQYSQHEFAQSFNYGPPNFPSLPQYHPLNEFPQLGNDGLSDLPSLDFQYFEDAFAQSYYESSNLLYSLLHPLIIKILMDVLTCLLNRTQPNIPSPPQDQTMIPTEEIFVGSGNGFSNSSGSTSEMGYHGQASADMRSLSNDHGAQEIDFREYQQSYVDSQTPILLQNCDPCSYEQDQSNLQSIGFERISSPNALSVAPNCDSQQTKRKVTQDSITEIPELPEADIQCSGLNPFDFLVSSPSNLLRECTSSESGAIIGGYSAKAVPYPPEGTSCVTGNPNMFSRNGEQRHALATIQEENVTILG
- the LOC116203643 gene encoding uncharacterized protein LOC116203643 isoform X1, coding for MTVDPSGPEEITPEASVDMAMEHQTGTSMSATPKASVNTAMEHQTGTSSSDKNASGYSTPSPREWALPAQQGLSYPADTVTDSTETRVFNDPQSHQMYMVGQSPYFNNASFDIDAQLPGCSQCPLDITAQLHNNGSLNPLSPPQRQYSQHEFAQSFNYGPPNFPSLPQYHPLNEFPQLGNDGLSDLPSLDFQYFEDAFAQSYYESSNLLYSLLHPLIIKILMDVLTCLLNRTQPNIPSPPQDQTMIPTEEIFVGSGNGFSNSSGSTSEMGYHGQASADMRSLSNDHGAQEIDFREYQQSYVDSQTPILLQNCDPCSYEQDQSNLQSIGFERISSPNALSVAPNCDSQQTKRKVTQDSITEIPELPEADIQCSGLNPFDFLVSSPSNLLRECTSSESGAIIGGYSAKAVPYPPEGTSCVTGNPNMFSRNGEQRHALATIQEVSRGKCHNPGLTRSMKPPPLKSKTTGTCLFSQRSNSR